The genomic segment CTTCAGCATGGGACTGATCCTGTTTTTCCTAATGAAATTCACCATATCTATTCGGGTTTCTTCGGAAGAAGAGGAGAGAGGATTGAACGAATCCGAACATGGCGCTAAAACAGTTTGGCTGGATTTGATGAACGCGATGAAATACGTCGCAGATTCCAAGGACTTGAGAAAAAGAATAGAAGTAGATCCTGGAGTTGAATCCGGAGCAGTTGCTGAATTATTCAATCGTTTGCTTTTGAGCTTAACTCAGATCATAGGAGTTGTAAAAGAGAATTCGGATAAGATCGAAAACGAATCCGGACTCTTGGAAAATTCCACTCTTGCCATCACCAAAGAGATCGAAAAACAAAAGGAAAGGACAGCACTCGTTCGGGAAACTTCCGACTTATTGGAATCTTCCTTAAAGGCGGTTTTGGATTTGGTTCTAGAAGAAAGAAGAAGGTCTTCCGAAATGAGAAGAATGTCCGAGGAAATGTCCCAAGGGATGAGGGAATTGCAGACGGATATTTTGACTTCGGGCAAGATAAGCGAGTCCATACAATCCATTGCTTTCACCGGTGAGAGGACTTTGGAAAGAACAGTGAAAAGTATGCAAGGCCTGAACGGTTCCGCCAAGAAAGTGGAAGAACTTGTAGTAATTCTTCAAAAAATTGCGGAACAACTTGGAATGTTGTCGATCAACGCCTCTATCGAATCCGCAAGAGGTGGAGATAAAGGATTTGCAGTTGTTGCGGAACAGATCTCGGTCCTTTCCGAAAAAACTGCTTCGAACGCCAAACAGGCAAACAAATATCTGCAAGAGATTTGGGAGACTGTGACCGGTTCCTTACAGTCCTTATCCGAAACAGTCGACTCTTTCAAATCCATCTTAACCCAGATCCCCGAACTTTCCAAAACTATGAAGTACGCTTTCGATTCCGTTCGCGATTATTCCTCCAGATCGGAAGAATTGGAAACTTCCATCCAAGGAGTGGCCAATATGAGCGAATCAGTTGCAGGCGATATGGAAAAACGTTATTCGGAATTGAACAAGATGAGGGACTTTTTCTGCGAGATAGAGAACGGTGCCGTCCGGATCGGATCTCTGTTGGAGGACCTACAGAAGATGAGCCTTATGTTAAGTGGACAAACGATCCGAATGCACCGAGTAGTGGATATATTCCAGATCGAACCAAAGATTGGATAGAATACTTTCGCACGGAGTTCACTGAGACCACAGAGATGTAAGATAGGATGTTCCCTCGATACGATTCTCTCTTCGTTCGAATCACTCGGGAACCTACAGTTCTTCTTAACTTTGTGAACTCTGCGTTCTCTGTGCGAACAAATCGTTTAATAATTTAAGAACGTATCAACTTTGGAATATAATATATTGGATAAATGAATAAATAAAGATTCGGTATCCACCAACTGATATTATAGTCGTTACCGATCGCCCAGAAAGAAATTGCCTGTAATCCGGATGTGAAGGTTAAAGTTAGGGAAAGGATCGCAAATTGTTTCCAATGCGGATTCTCTTGTTTTGAAAGTAGAAGGCTATAAAATCCGGTAAAAGAAATAAAAAGATCCAAAGGTAAAAAGGACCAATTCCATGCCTGCAAGATCGGATTTTCATAATCTTTAAAAAGATATTCTTTTGGAATCACATGCAATAATGTAATCGACCAATACAAAATGAATCCGATATCAGTGATCAGAAATAGAAGATTTAAACCTTTATAATCTTGGATCTTGGATCCTGGATTTCTTGTCCATCAAGCCCCTACTGCAACTACAGTTACCAACTTTTCTTTTCCTTTTACTTGAACTGGTGGAAGTGTCTCTCCTCTGAAATTTGCACCTGCAAGTTTCCAAGTTTCTTCGGAAACCAATAATTCTTTTCCGAAGTTTTTGGTAAGGGATTCAATTCTGGAAGCAGTGTTAACTGCATCTCCGATGACTGTGAATTCAGAACTTTTACTCGTTTCTATATTTCCAGAGAATACTTCTCCCGTATGAATTCCTATCCCGATCCTTACAGGTTCTAGTCCTCTGGATTCTCTGGCTTTATTAAATTCTCCTAATTTTTCCAACATTCTTTGTCCGCTTTGTAATGCGCGAATCGCATCTGAGGCAGGATCTGCAGATGGATAAGGTGTTCCGAAGGTAGCCATCACGGCATCTCCCATATACTTATCCAAAGTCCCGCCGAATTCGAAAACACAATCAGTTAATGTTTCTCTAATGGAAGAAAGGAATCTGCTTAGTTCCAACGGGTCCATATTTTCCGAAAGTGCAGTGAAGTTTCGGATGTCCGTGAATAATATAGTGGCAGTTTGTCTTCTTCCTTCCAATACGTTCGGATTGGTCATCATTTCTTCTACCATTCCAGGGGAGAAATAACGAGAAAGTAAGGATCTTTGTGCTTCTCCTTCTCCAATTCGCCTAATCATGATCAAAGTTCTCAAGATCCCAAAAGCAAAGAAGAATGCCAAGATCAAATAGACCATTGGTCTTCCGAATAATGCATCTGTGACTAAGACATTCGGTCCCATCACATAATCTCCCCAATCTTTCGCGAATACCATCTTATCGTATATTAGCGCGTAGGAGAAGATCCCGAAATAAACCAGATAGAATAAGATAACACTTAAGACCACGTATCTTAATCTAAATTGGATCAATGAAAATGCGAGAGGAAAGAATAGAAAATTCATGATCGGATTTTTGATCGCAAATCCAAGATCGAATGAATTTTGATGAAGAGTATAATATAATAATAAAGAACTGATCACGAAGAAGTCCGAGACCAATGCTAAATAAGAGAAACCTTTGATGGCCCAATGAGTACAGGTCCGTATCACATACGTGTGCCCAATCGTAACTGCAGTGAAAATTGTAAATGCGATCCCGTTTACGAGAGCATCTCCACTTTTCCAGTTTAAGGCTAACTGAGCTGCGAAAAATATTAGAAGCAGATATCGGAAGGCGTTGGATACATAGGCACCTATGATTTCCTCGTTTTCTAAAACCTTACGGACTGAATCGTCCATTTTGTTTCGGTCGGTAATTTCTAGAATATTACAAAGAAACTTAGGTAGATAATCTTTGATAGGCATAGCTTCCTAAAATACTCCTTTCCATTTTTGATTCAATCGTTTCTTATTGTTTTCGACTGACTCGGATAACAAAAGGAATGTTATAATTCCTAAATAAATGCCCGAATCGGTGGAACTTTTGCATAAGAGCCTGGTCGGCTCTTGAAGCCCGAGACCAAATGTTTGTAGGTAACCAAAGTTTTGGGACGGACTATAAAACCAAGATCGATCAGATCTTGGATCAAACAGGATGGAAAAATGAACCATAGAGTTGCAATCATTGCAGGCGGAACTGGACTCGTCGGCGGAGAACTTGTACAGGAATTATTAATAGATCCATCTTGGGACAAGGTTTATCTTTTGGTTAGAAAACCTTTGGAATGGACCCATTCCAAATTAGAACTGATCCTTACTGATTGGGAAAAACTCAATGAGTTTCCAGAAGGAGTCGTGACTGATGCATTCTGTACTTTGGGGACTACGATTGGAAAGGCTGGCTCTAAAGAGAATTTTAAAAAAGTAGATTTAGAGTATCCAATACGTTTTGCTAAAGTAGCAAAGGAGAAGGGCGTAAAATCTTTCTTTATAGTAACTGCTCTTGGATCGGATCCAAATTCATTCGTATTTTATAATCAGGTAAAAGGAGAAGTAGAAGCAGAAATATCCAAACTCGGTTTTGAAACTTTTGGGATTTTCAGACCTTCTCTTTTGGAAGGGGATAGAAAAGAATTCAGATTAGGAGAGAAGATCGGGTCTAAACTTGCGTTCCTGATAAATCCTCTACTTTTGGGTCCTCTCAAAAAATACAGATCCATTCATGCGAAGACCGTTGCAAGATCCATGTTAAACCTTGCCTGGTCCGGCAAAAAAGGAAATCATATTATAGAATCAGATAAGATTGCGGTATTGGGATCTTCTTCTGCTCGAGGAAATTTAGAAAACTTAATCTAGCTTCCAATTAGGATTTTCCGTTTAATTTTTTTAAGATCTCAGAAGCATTTTCGTTTTGAGGATCTAATTCGAGACTTAGTTTGGCGAAGTTAATAGCTTTTTCGGGTCTTTCTAACTTTAGGTTTAAGTCGGCTATATGAGCTAGATTTGCTGGGATCCCAGGGTTACGAAGTTGGATCCTTTCTGCAAGTTCTAAAGAACGATTAAAATCTCCGATCTTTTTAAAGCAGAAAGAAGCGGTATAAATTATATCCGTATCACCTGGATTTTCCTCCACATAGGAATCCATAAGAGAACAAGCCTCTTGGTAATTTCCATTTCTATAATGGAGCCTGATCAAATCTCTCTTTAATATTTGGTTATCCGGAGAAAGGTTTAAGGCTTCTTCTATTGCAAGAATTGCTTCTGGAATATTTTTATTTCTTAAGAACTCTCTCGCTTTTTTACTTAGATGATGTACTCCTTTTCCTGCCTTTGTTTTATTTAAAGATTTTCCTGGATCATATTCGATCCGCAAAAGTGAAAGATCGTCTGTAATTCGTCCTTTGTTCTCTAAGTCGGAAACTATCGTTCGTAAATTTCCTTCTGAAGATTCCACCACCCGTAAGAATAAGGATTCATCTTTATTCATGGTTTTTTCTCCAGAGTCGGAAACGATTTCTAAATCGTCTCTTCCGTCTGATCCGATCACTAAAATATCTGCTGGCTGGAGTCTGAAAATTTTTACACTTAAACTTCCTTCCATGCCAGGAGTGCCTAATTTTCTGTATTGTAGGGTTTCTTCTAAAAAGGTAGCTTTTCCATCTCTATATAAAACGGACCAAGGATGTTCGGCATTAATATAGTATAATATACCCGCTTCTTCATCTAAAACTCCCAAGACCATGGAAACCAACATACTTCCGTCAAAACCCTGGAATAATTTATGTAATTCTGTAAATGCGTTCTTTATCCATTTTTCAGCGTAAAGGGAGTAGGTGTTTTCGTTCGTTAAGGTTCTTTGTAGAATGGAGTGGAATGCTGCTCCAAGAACAAGAACGCCGCCAGCTCCTTGTAAAGATTTTCCCATAGCGTCCGCATTCAAGAATACGGTATATTCTTTTCCTCTTAAAAGGATTTCTTGGGCGATACAAATGTCTCCGCCTATTTCGCTTTCTTTTCCTTTAAAGACGAAGTTCTTCTTTTGTTTAATTAGAAAATCAACCTTTGCTTTTCTTCCGGTAGTTCGATTGATCCCTAACGGTTTTATTAAAAGAGAAGTAAGAAAATAATCTCCATCTTGTTGTTGTTTGAGTTCTTCTACAGTGCGTAATGTTTCTCTGAGCTCAGAAGTTTTTTCTTCCACTAAGAACTGTAGATGTTCTCTGATCCTACCTATCTCGCCCGTGGCCTTTGCGAAATCGTTCGCAAAACCTAAAAATTCTCTATCAATCGAGACTAAAGGAAGCTTTCCGGGACCTCCGGCTGCAAGATCATTCGCAGATTTTCCGATCTGCTCTAAAGTAGTAGAAATAGATTGGAAATACAAAATGATCAGTGTGGTTGCAGCAAAAAATGTTAATCCGATAAAGAATGCGATCTCTAAATATGAATCTGGTCTGAGGCCTACGTAAACGGCTAGTATTGTTAGAGATAATAATACTAAAGAAAGTAAGAATCCAAATTTCCCTTTAAGACCTAAGAATCCGGGAGGGAAATTAGAGGAATAAGACCTGCTTAGCAGAACTTTTTTTAACATAACTCGTTTCGGGCCGGTTATATAATCGGTAATTATATAACTAAAACCGCAATATACGAAAATTGCAGCAAGCCATCCCAAGAATATATACAGAAGTTCTTTTAAATTATAATCGAATAGCAAATAGGGAATAACGCTAGTTAGAAGGACAAAACTTCCGTAACAAAATGCTGATATCATATTATGCATAGGCAAATGGATCAGATCGGACAAAATTACATCTAATTCTTCTGAGGAGTCCGTGCGAATAGAATGAGCGGGATTTAGTGTTCTGTTGATTCTTCTTATATGTGCTTCGATTCCTGAAATACCTATCGGAGCAAGTAATCCATATTGCACACCATGTAATATAGTTACAAGCAGGGTAGCGAATACAAAACAAAGAACGATTATATAATGGGTCTGAAGAGAAAACATCGGAATGGTAGCAGATCCGAAGAAAAACGCGTAAACCGCTCCAAACCAACCTCCCGCTAAAGAGAATGCTACGATGGAAAAAGTATAGGAAATCTTCTTGTGAATCGCCTCGAAAAGACGATAAAAATATCTCTCAGTCATCTTGATTATCCTGGAATGTTCCGGATCTTTATGGAATACAGAAGAATAAGACGAAATGATTCTTCTGAACAAGTTTTGTAAGGAAAGAAATTTTTTCCTACCACTCTTTATCTAACAAAGAATAATTTATATAAAGATGTGGATATCATAAAGTGTATTACGTCGATAAAAATCGTTTGGATTTTATTTTTGTGAACAATTGTTTACATTCATTTATCTTGATTGAATATTTTGCTTTTCAAATACGACATACAAATTAGTTTCACATTCGATTCATATAGGGGATGAGAGATGGATATTCGAGGAAAACGTATAGTAGTTACTGGAGCTGCCTCCGGGATCGGAAAGGAAACTTTGATCAAGTTTTTAGCATTCGATGGAGTGAAGGTCCTTGCTGTAGATTTGGATCCGTCTCGTCTGGATATTTCCGATGATCGAGTAAAAACTTTTAAATGCGATGTTTCTTCTTCGGAATCTGTAGATAAAATTTTTAAAGAAGCTGAAAAGGTATTGGGTGGTGTCGATATCTTTTATGCAAACGCTGGCTTTGCATATTACGAAGAGATTAAAAAGCCCGATTGGAAACGTATGGAGAAAATTTTTCAAACAAATGTTTTTTCAGCGCTCTATGGATTACAAAAGGTTCAGGCCGAATATTCCAATCCTGTATATTATATCATCACTGCTTCTGCTATGAGTTTTCTCTCGATTCCAGGTTATGCATTGTACTCGGCGACCAAGGCGGCCGTTCATTCTTTCGCAGAAGCATTTCAGTTTGAATTAAGAAAACCTCACAGACTGATGATTGTTTATCCGATTGCTACTCGGACAAATTTTTTTGATGCGGCTGGTAAGAAAGTGCCGGTGCCTTTTCCTTCTCAGACACCTAAGCAGGTAGCATCAGCGGTTATATCTGGGATACGCTGGAACAAAAAGAAAGTATTACCTTCTAAAATATTCACCCTGATGATGTTCGTAGATAGATTTCTTGTCTATCCGTTGCGTATTTATCAGATTATCGAAAATTGGAAGCGTAAAAGAGCCCTAAACTAAGACAGGGCTCTTCTTATTCTCAATACGGATTTTATTATATTCTAATAGAGCTATGCTATCCAGATTATAAGAGTGAATTAAAGCTGCTCTTTCTTTTTTAGAATCACCATCTAATTTTTTCAGACCTCTTTCTGAAATCACAGCAATGATGACTCTGGTTGCGGATTCTACTAGTTCGAATGCAACCTCATCCTTGGATGTTCCGTTTTCTAAAGAAGTATAGATTGTATGGGATTCTTCCAGTTTCTTGCGGTTTTCTAATAGTTCTCTGGAAGGGGAGAAGCTGGACATTTCTTCGTCCAGATATTGTCTTAAGATACCTTTAGCTCCTAGTCCTGTTACAATTCCACCAATGGCGGCTACAACCTGTAATTGTGTGGTTCCTTCGTAAATATTAGTGATCCTTACGTCCCGATAGATCCTGGAAATATCGTAATCATAAGTGTATCCGGCTCCTCCGTGGATTTGGAGAGCATCGAATGCGATCTTATTTGCCTGTTCCGTAATATAATATTTAGATAATGGAGTGAATAGATTGGCGAGTTTTTCCCATTTTTTTAGATTTTCGTCCTTTTTGATCTCTTTTTCATCTACACCGGATTCCTTCATTTTTTCGGATTTCCAATGATAGAGGTCTATGGATCTGGAAGCTTCTTGCAAAATGGATCTCATTGCTAAAATCTCCCTGTCCATTAGGTCCAACATCTTTTTCACTGCCGGAATATTCCTGATCTTCTTACCGAATTGTTCTCTTTCATCCGCGTATTTTTTAGCTTCATAATAAGCTGCCGCTCCGATACCCATTGCCTGTCCTGCGATGGAGAGCCTTGCTCCGTTCATCATTGCCATGGAATATTTTACGAGTCCATAACCTTCTTCTCCGATTAAGATGCCGGGAGTGTTTTCATAAACTACCTCGCAGGTGGGAGAACAATGTAGCCCCATCTTTTTCTCTATACCTGCAATCTCCACATCTTCACTTTTGACTAAGAAAAAGGAAAGTCCTCTCGCACCACTTGTTGGACTTCCTGTTCTCGCTAAGGTAAGAATGATGGAGGGTTTATCATCGAAGCCGCAACCATGAGTGATAAATCTTTTGGCGCCTGTAATTCTCCAGACTCCATCTTCTCCTTTGATCGCTTTTGTTTGTAAATTCGGAAGGTCCGATCCGTAATTCGGTTCAGTAAGTGCCATTGCTCCGCATAGTTCTCCTGCCGCCATCTTAGGCACGTAAGTCTCTACCATTTCTTCCGAACCGAATCTTTCTATGGTCTCTGCTAGGTTCATACATCCTAAAGCGATCGCAACGGATCCGTCCGCTCTTGAAAATATTTCCATAAGCATTGCTTGTACTGTGCAAGGAAGTCCTAATCCACCATGTTTGCGGCCAATAGAGTAGGGAAGGATCCCAGCTTCTTTGACCTGGTTGACTGCGTTTATCATTTCTTTAGGAAAGCGAACTTTACCTTTTTCGTATATTAATCCTTCTGCATCCATTTTTTGAGCGAAAGGGGCCACTTCTTTTCCGGCGATCTCTCCTGCGGATTCTAAGACGGATCTGTAGAATTCGATGGCTTCTTCTTTGCTTCCTGGAGCCAATGCGAATTCTTCTTTTCCTGTTCTTTCATGTTCTTTTTTGTCGGAGAAACCTTGTTCGAATGCTTCTACTACTTCTTCCCAGTCTATTAAGGATTCGAAATATTGTTTTAAGTCTTCATTCTCTAGGAAATAATTATTTTCAAGCATGGATATTCTCCGAATAAAAATGAACTTTTGTTCAGTGTGATTACGTTTCTTAAGGAAGCCTTAATTTAAGGATTCGAAATGAAAAGGGAAAAAATTTGAAGAATGAAACCTTTTTTGTAAGTGAACGCTATTCGGTTAGGCAAGCTACAGAGAAGTAAAAGTAAGGTTTCGCACGGAGGACACAGAGTTCACGGAGTTAGTTAGCTAAAAATATGAAACCGCTGTTCTGAGCTCTCTGTGTTCTCAGTGAGCTCTGCGCGAAATAAATAGATAAAGAAGGTATAAAAAAAGCCGCCAGTTTTACCCGACGGCTTTCGGCTTTAAGCAAAGCGGGAAAAAAGAAGGATTACTTCTTGTCTCCAGCAACTGCAGCTTTCAATTTTTCTTCTGCATCAACAGCCAATTTTTGCAATTCAGCTGGGTTTGCGTGAAGAATAGGAGAAAGACCTGGAACACCTGGAGGGCCAAGAACTCCAACAGTAGCTACGAAAGAACCTTTAACTTCACCTACTTTGTAAGTAGTGAAGGTAATTCTGTATAAACCGCGAACTAAAAGTTTTTTAGTGTCGATGTTTTTAAGTTCATCTAAGCTTTTTGGAATGTTAGGAATTTGGATACGAAGTAAAGAGTTGTACTTGTTGTGACGCTCTTCATTGTAAGTATCGTCTCCATCATCATTGTCGCCAAGATTTTGAAGAGCTTTTCCTTTAGCTGCTCCTTCGATTTGGTTCGGCATAATAGCTGCTAAGCGCTCTACGCGAATCCAAGTATCGAACCAGTTCGGCATGCTTTTTTCTTCAGGAGTTGCAGCTTTGAAAGCCTCACTCACGAAGTCGCCGCTAGATGGCTCACCAATTTCTCCGGTAGGGGAAATTAGACGAACGCCTAGTTCAACGATAGCTGCTGGAACCCAAATATAAAGGAAATATGATTTCTTTCCGTTTACTACTGCGTCAGCGGCTTGTCCTGGTTTGATGTATCCCCAATAGTTCACAGTTTCAGAATAAGGTGCGAAAAGCTTCTTAACTCCTACTCCTGGAATGTCTTGTTCTCCGACCGAGAAATTACTTTGTAGGCCGGGAAGTCCACCGATACATGCAGCAAAGCTGACCAGTATAGCGGTGGAGATTATAAGGATCGAAGATTTTTTCATTCGAGAGATCTCCTTGGTATGGATTGCTCAAGATAGAGAAGAGATTCCTTTTTGTAAATCTAATTAATAAATTTTTGTTTCCTGCACTTCTTTTGCGGTGCAAAATTTTTATCAACCGGTAATTTACGTCCTACCCCGGAACCATATAACAAGTTCCATTTGATGAGTAAAAAAATTTCCAGGTCTCTTAACAGAAACGTTTTGAATGAGGGGATGATGGATGGGTGTTTAGTTTAGTTTTTGAAAAGCCAGGACCAAAACCATTCCCAAAGATCCAATAACCAGGCAAACAATCTACCAAGGATCCCGGTATGGGAGTATCTTCTTAATAGTTTTTGAGCCCTTTCTTGTTCTTCCGGGGTAAACGGTAGCCGTACATTGTTTTCTTCGGCTTCGATCAAAACTCTTTCTTTTTTACTTCGTACATCTACGATTCGAACATCAACATATTCCCAGCCCAGAAGTTTTACACATTCCAGGCGTCTTTCGCCAGAGACTAATTTATTGTCCAGGTCGATAATGATCGGATGCAAAAGCCCTAAGTTTTGTATGGAAGATTTGAGACCATGTAAGTCGCCTAAATCTTTACGAATGCGGTTCTTTACCTTAATATCGGAGACCCGAATTTTCATCTAAGAAATGCTTTTTTCACCGTATAAATCCTACAAATCAATTTCAGAAGTTTTGACTAAATTTCCTACAGAACCCTTCTGGGATTGGAAAAGGTTGGGTCGGATTCACTTGACAGTGACGACTTGCATAGGTTTATAGTTTTAGGCGGGGAAGATTCTCCCCTTCGAATTAATTTTAACAGGAATTACAATCGAATGTCCCTTCAAGACTTCATCTTTACCTCGGAATCCGTATCGGAAGGACATCCGGACAAGGTTTGCGACCAAATTTCCGACGCAATTCTGGACGCTTATTTAGCTCAGGATCCTAAATCCAGGGTAGCTTGCGAAACTTTAGTGACTACGAACCTAGTGGTAGTCGCCGGAGAAGTAACTAGCAAGGGAAAAATCGACGCGGTTGAGATCGCAAGAAATGTGATCAAGGATATCGGATACAACGACGTTTCCTTAGGTTTTGACGCTGAGTTCGCTGTAGTTTCTTCTCATATTCATGCCCAAAGTCCTGACATTTCTCAAGGTGTTACCGAGGGAGAAGGTCTTTTTAAAGAGCAGGGAGCAGGTGACCAAGGTTTGATGTTCGGGTTTGCTATCGACGAAACTCCTGAACTTATGCCTATGCCGATCTATTACTCTCACGAGTTGGTCAGACATTTGTCTGGATTACGTCATAACGGTAAATTGAAATGGTTACGTCCGGATGCAAAATCCCAAGTAACTGTAGAATATAAAAACGGAAAACCTACTCGTGTAGATACCGTTGTAATTTCTACCCAACATTCTCCTGATGTTTCTCATAAACAAATTGAAGAATCCGTAATTGAAGAATGTATTAAGAAGGTTATCCCTGCGAACTTCTTAAAAGACACGAAATATTTTATCAACCCGACAGGACAGTTCATCATCGGTGGACCACACGGAGATACTGGTCTTACGGGACGTAAGATCATTGTCGATACATACGGTGGTTATGGAAGACATGGTGGTGGAGCATTCTCCGGAAAAGATCCATCCAAAGTGGACCGTTCCGCAGCATATATGGGTAGATATATCGCGAAAAACGTGGTAGCGGCAGGACTTGCTTCTCAGTGTGAGGTGCAGTTGGCATACGCGATCGGCGTGGCTGAGCCTGTTTCGGTTCACGTTGATACTTTCGGAACAGGTAAACTTTCCGAAGAAGAGATCGTAAAAAGAATTAAGGCAAACTTCCGACTGACTCCAAGAGGGATCACCGAGTCCTTACAATTATTGGAGAAAGGAAGAAAATACAGGGAAACCGCTGCTTACGGACATTTCGGAAGAAGTGGAGAAACATTTACCTGGGAAAGAACTGATAAAGCAGGAGCATTGAAAGGTTAATGGGAGCAGTATCCGCATCTAGCGCAGACCAAAAAGCAACCAGAGACGGTTATGGAGACGCATTGCACGAATTAGGTGCAAAACGTTCCGATATCGTAGTACTAGACGCGGATCTTTCCGGTTCTACTAAAACCAATAAATTCTCAAAAGCATTTCCTGATCGCTTTTTTAACGTAGGAGTTGCCGAGCAGAATTTAGTGGGACATGCAGCCGGACTTGCTCTTGCAGGTTACGTTCCATTTGCTTCTTCTTTCGCGATGTTCTTATCCGGAAGAGCTTGGGAAGTGGTGCGTAATAGTATAGTTTATCCTTTCTTAAATGTAAAACTGGTAGCTTCTCACGGAGGAATTACAGTGGGTGAGGACGGAGCTTCTCACCAATGTATCGAAGATTTTGCCACTATGAGAGCCATTCCTGAAATGGTAGTGATCTGTCCTTCCGATTATAACGAAACTAAACAGATCATTCATGCAATTGCAGATTATAAAGGACCGGTTTATGTAAGAGTTGGCCGTCCTAATCTTCCTTTGATCGAAAGAGAAAATTATAAATTCGAGATCGGAAAAGCGGAAGTGATGAGAGAAGGTAAAGACGTTCTTATCATCGCAAACGGAGTTCTGGTAAACGAAGCAATGATAGCTGTAAAAGAACTCGAAGCGGAAGGTATCCAGGCTACTCTTTTGAACATGGCTACTATCAAACCGATCGATAAAGATGCTATATTAAAATATGCTAAACTTTGCGGTGCAGTTGTCACTTGCGAAGAGCATAATGTGATCGGTGGATTAGGTTCTGCAGTTAGCGAATTTTTATCTGAAGAACACCCAGTGAGAGTTTTGAAACTCGGAATGAAGGATAGTTTCGGTAAATCCGGTACTTGGTCCGGACTTTTGGATTATTTCGGGCTCAGATCTAAAAACATAGTGGAACTTGCAAAAAAAGCAGTCCAATCCAAATAACAAACAACCCGGTATTTTGCCGGGTATAAGTTTTTCGTGCCATGCCTAACTCTCCCTCAATAGAAGAAACCACCACAGAAGATCCGGTGCAAATCGGAGGACCTTGGAGAGTGGTTTTATGGGATGATAATGAACATACTTACGAATATGTGATTATGATGCTTATGGATGTTTGCAAGATGACTCCGGAGCAAGCGTTTAGTCATGCTGTAGAAGTAGATGCTCAGAAAAAGACAGTAGTGTTTGCAGGCGAATTAGAACACGCAGAACATATCCAGGATCTAATTTTAAATTACGGACCGGACCCACTTTTGCCTGCCTCCAAAGGTTCGATGAGCGCAACGCTCGAAGGTTAATTTTTTAGCTGCGGTTTTCACGCGAAGCCGCCAAGAGCGCGAAGTTTAGGATCTGCGAGATTTATTGGTTTTATTTTTATACCTTCTTTTCTTCGCGTGCTAACTCCTCCGTGTCCTCTGTGTGCTCCGTGCGAAATAAAAAAGCCCAGGGAAGACCCCGGGCTTTAACGTGGAGCAGAAGTTCTTTATAAAAACCTCTGCGGCTTTGCGCCTCTG from the Leptospira andrefontaineae genome contains:
- the metK gene encoding methionine adenosyltransferase translates to MSLQDFIFTSESVSEGHPDKVCDQISDAILDAYLAQDPKSRVACETLVTTNLVVVAGEVTSKGKIDAVEIARNVIKDIGYNDVSLGFDAEFAVVSSHIHAQSPDISQGVTEGEGLFKEQGAGDQGLMFGFAIDETPELMPMPIYYSHELVRHLSGLRHNGKLKWLRPDAKSQVTVEYKNGKPTRVDTVVISTQHSPDVSHKQIEESVIEECIKKVIPANFLKDTKYFINPTGQFIIGGPHGDTGLTGRKIIVDTYGGYGRHGGGAFSGKDPSKVDRSAAYMGRYIAKNVVAAGLASQCEVQLAYAIGVAEPVSVHVDTFGTGKLSEEEIVKRIKANFRLTPRGITESLQLLEKGRKYRETAAYGHFGRSGETFTWERTDKAGALKG
- a CDS encoding transketolase family protein, translated to MGAVSASSADQKATRDGYGDALHELGAKRSDIVVLDADLSGSTKTNKFSKAFPDRFFNVGVAEQNLVGHAAGLALAGYVPFASSFAMFLSGRAWEVVRNSIVYPFLNVKLVASHGGITVGEDGASHQCIEDFATMRAIPEMVVICPSDYNETKQIIHAIADYKGPVYVRVGRPNLPLIERENYKFEIGKAEVMREGKDVLIIANGVLVNEAMIAVKELEAEGIQATLLNMATIKPIDKDAILKYAKLCGAVVTCEEHNVIGGLGSAVSEFLSEEHPVRVLKLGMKDSFGKSGTWSGLLDYFGLRSKNIVELAKKAVQSK
- a CDS encoding ATP-dependent Clp protease adaptor ClpS, whose product is MPNSPSIEETTTEDPVQIGGPWRVVLWDDNEHTYEYVIMMLMDVCKMTPEQAFSHAVEVDAQKKTVVFAGELEHAEHIQDLILNYGPDPLLPASKGSMSATLEG